The Dasypus novemcinctus isolate mDasNov1 chromosome 12, mDasNov1.1.hap2, whole genome shotgun sequence genome includes a window with the following:
- the LOC131280684 gene encoding olfactory receptor 8S1-like, with the protein MALGNHSTVTEFIFLRLSDNPHVEALLFVLFLAIYLLTLMGNLMLLLVIKSDPHLHAPMYFFLSHLSFLDLCYCSVTEPNMLKNLLSQDKSISKSACLLPWPDCYAAICHPLLYGQVMGEQLCEGLVWASWGLAFLDALINTLLAGDLDFCEVRIMSHFSCELPSLFPLSCSDVSTNFAVLICSALLHASATLLLIFFSYTGIVSTILSISSTTGRSKAFSTCSSHLTTVILFYGSAFLRYYMPTSGTPVEFVFSIQYSVVTPLVNPLVYSLKNNVVKAALKRMLQKGLHNFG; encoded by the exons ATGGCCTTGGGGAACCACAGCACCGTCACAGAGTTCATTTTCCTCAGGCTGTCTGACAACCCCCACGTTGAGGCTCTACTCTTTGTGCTGTTCCTGGCCATCTACCTCCTGACCCTGATGGGGAACCTGATGCTGCTGCTGGTGATCAAGTCTGATCCTCACCTCCAtgcccccatgtacttcttcctgagtcacctctccttcctggacctctgttactgctcagtcactgagcccaATATGCTGAAGAACCTCCTTTCTCAGGACAAATCAATCTCG AAGTCTGCCTGCTTGCTGCCATGGCCTGACTGTTATGCAGCCATCTGCCACCCCCTGCTCTACGGCCAGGTGATGGGTGAGCAGTTGTGCGAGGGTCTGGTGTGGGCCTCCTGGGGCCTGGCTTTTCTGGATGCTCTCATCAACACCCTCCTGGCTGGGGATCTGGACTTCTGTGAGGTTCGTATTATGTCTCACTTCAGCTGTgagcttccctctctctttcctctgtcctGCTCTGATGTCTCCACCAACTTTGCAGTCCTGATCTGCTCTGCCCTCCTTCATGCCTCTGCAACACTCCTCCTCATCTTCTTCTCTTACACCGGCATCGTCTCCACCATCCTGAGCATCAGCTCCACAACAGGGCGGAGCAAggccttctccacctgctcctcccacctcaCTACAGTGATCTTGTTCTATGGCTCTGCTTTTCTTCGTTATTACATGCCAACATCAGGGACCCCAGTGGAATTTGTTTTTTCCATACAGTACAGTGTGGTCACTCCTCTGGTGAATCCCCTTGTCTACAGCTTGAAGAACAATGTGGTAAAAGCAGCTCTGAAAAGAATGTTGCAAAAAGGTTTACATAATTTCGGATAG